The following coding sequences are from one Granulicella sp. L56 window:
- a CDS encoding BlaI/MecI/CopY family transcriptional regulator produces MVGRKKGTNALTPLELQILQVLWSEGAGNVQHVQKGLLPSNELAYNTVQTMLNVLHRKGRVERALEGRAFVYSPVASKETVLGQAVRDLVERMFGGSSEALVMSLVKSRQVDLERIADLSRKIAAEERGEEDE; encoded by the coding sequence ATGGTCGGACGTAAAAAAGGCACGAATGCTCTTACCCCTCTTGAGCTGCAGATCTTGCAGGTGCTTTGGAGCGAGGGGGCGGGCAATGTGCAGCATGTGCAGAAGGGGCTGCTGCCCAGCAATGAGCTGGCTTACAACACGGTGCAGACCATGCTCAACGTTCTCCATCGCAAGGGCAGGGTGGAGCGGGCGTTGGAGGGGCGTGCTTTTGTCTACTCTCCCGTCGCTTCGAAGGAGACGGTGCTGGGGCAGGCTGTTCGTGATCTGGTCGAGCGGATGTTCGGAGGATCTTCCGAAGCTCTGGTGATGAGCCTGGTGAAAAGCCGTCAGGTCGATCTGGAGCGGATTGCGGACCTGAGCCGAAAGATTGCGGCCGAGGAGAGAGGAGAAGAGGATGAATAG
- a CDS encoding ABC transporter permease, with translation MNRMMAIVEREMRKFFRSPALMMVSMTLPLVQLLILGHAFGGKIRNARMGIVDYDHGAQALKIHEAFDAIAANIRTFTTVPYNNEVQAREDVRTGKIDGAVIIPKQYSRRVLAGDSPNIGLVVDNTDQVMSDSLEQEMQSLVDSLNAPIIQPLVVQSIALKIVELYPYVEYMKYLLAGSISLAMYVAVMIGGGMLYIDDKARGVHEGYLVTPITRLELVMGLNLAGSIKAILSGICLTVIGSLFAGIGAIFNPMALLQLSLLIVATSVAFNGMMFLMMVRVEDPLVPRAMFGVLNTLLFFPSGAISPVSGLPPWLRAIADVDPFTYAVHGFKAILLKDGGFTAIYPDILFLFAFGIGALLIATPLFKRTL, from the coding sequence ATGAACCGAATGATGGCAATCGTCGAACGCGAGATGCGAAAGTTCTTCCGCTCGCCCGCACTCATGATGGTCTCCATGACCCTCCCGCTGGTGCAACTGCTCATCCTCGGCCACGCCTTCGGCGGCAAGATCCGCAACGCCCGTATGGGCATCGTCGATTACGACCACGGCGCGCAGGCCCTCAAAATCCACGAAGCCTTCGACGCCATCGCCGCCAACATCCGCACCTTCACCACCGTCCCTTACAACAATGAGGTGCAGGCTCGCGAAGACGTCCGCACCGGCAAGATCGACGGCGCCGTCATCATCCCGAAACAATACTCCCGCCGCGTCCTCGCAGGCGACTCCCCCAACATCGGCCTCGTCGTCGACAACACCGACCAGGTCATGAGCGACTCACTCGAGCAGGAGATGCAATCTCTCGTCGACTCCCTCAACGCTCCCATCATTCAGCCGCTCGTCGTCCAGAGCATCGCCCTCAAAATCGTCGAACTCTACCCCTACGTCGAGTACATGAAGTACCTCCTCGCAGGCTCCATCTCGCTCGCCATGTACGTCGCCGTCATGATCGGCGGCGGCATGTTGTACATCGACGACAAGGCCCGTGGCGTCCACGAGGGCTACCTCGTCACTCCCATCACCCGGCTCGAACTGGTCATGGGTCTCAACCTCGCAGGCTCCATCAAAGCCATTCTCTCCGGCATCTGCCTCACCGTCATCGGCTCGCTCTTCGCAGGCATCGGAGCCATCTTCAACCCCATGGCGCTCCTGCAACTCTCGCTCCTCATCGTCGCCACGTCAGTCGCCTTCAACGGCATGATGTTCCTGATGATGGTCCGCGTAGAAGACCCCCTCGTCCCCCGCGCCATGTTCGGCGTCCTCAACACGCTTCTCTTCTTCCCCAGCGGAGCCATCTCGCCCGTCTCCGGCCTTCCCCCCTGGCTCCGCGCCATCGCCGACGTCGATCCCTTCACCTACGCCGTCCACGGCTTCAAAGCCATCCTGCTCAAAGACGGAGGCTTCACCGCCATCTATCCCGACATCCTCTTCCTCTTCGCCTTCGGAATCGGCGCGCTCCTGATCGCAACACCGCTCTTCAAACGCACCCTCTAA
- a CDS encoding ABC transporter ATP-binding protein, whose translation MSTTPVTAQPAISVQNIIKRYGDFEAVKGITFDVAEGEIFGLLGPNGAGKSTLIRMMTTLIPVTSGKAIIGGHDVSRDSDAVRRMIGVIPQALTSDIDLTVEENLSIYAKLYDVPKARREQNINDLLEAVDLTKWRNAQTKTLSGGMRRRLEIARGLVHNPRIFFLDEPTTGLDPVSRVAVWEMLNNLKNKHHLTMLITTHYMDEADRLCDRIAIVDHGKLVALDTPMALKANVPGTNVVEAQFSTESTDWPERLRQLEGVMSVESQSSGMYRIMTSSGSLTTIQLVQMAASRGETIKSLSVQNTTLDDVFVHYTGRALRDEQVKAAAFVMPPRPGMQP comes from the coding sequence ATGAGCACCACGCCAGTCACAGCTCAACCAGCCATCTCCGTCCAGAACATCATCAAGCGCTACGGCGACTTCGAGGCAGTCAAAGGCATCACCTTCGACGTAGCCGAGGGCGAGATCTTCGGTCTGCTCGGCCCCAACGGCGCAGGCAAAAGCACCCTCATCCGCATGATGACGACGCTCATCCCCGTCACCTCCGGCAAAGCCATCATCGGCGGCCACGACGTCTCCCGCGACTCCGACGCCGTCCGCCGCATGATCGGCGTCATCCCCCAGGCCCTCACCAGCGACATCGATCTCACCGTCGAAGAGAACCTCTCCATCTACGCCAAGCTCTACGACGTTCCCAAGGCCCGCCGCGAACAAAACATCAACGACCTTCTCGAAGCCGTTGACCTCACCAAGTGGCGCAACGCGCAGACGAAAACTCTCTCCGGCGGAATGCGCCGCCGCCTCGAAATCGCTCGCGGCCTCGTCCACAATCCGCGCATCTTCTTCCTCGACGAACCCACCACCGGCCTCGACCCCGTCTCCCGCGTCGCCGTATGGGAGATGCTCAACAACCTCAAGAACAAGCATCACCTCACCATGCTCATCACGACGCACTACATGGACGAGGCCGACCGCCTCTGCGACCGCATCGCCATCGTCGATCACGGCAAGCTCGTAGCCCTCGACACGCCCATGGCGCTCAAAGCCAACGTCCCCGGCACCAACGTAGTCGAAGCGCAGTTCTCCACCGAATCCACTGATTGGCCCGAGCGTCTGCGGCAACTCGAAGGCGTCATGTCGGTCGAATCGCAAAGCTCCGGCATGTACCGCATCATGACCTCCAGCGGTTCGCTCACCACTATCCAGTTAGTTCAGATGGCCGCCAGCCGAGGCGAAACCATCAAGTCCCTCAGCGTACAAAACACCACCCTCGACGACGTCTTCGTCCACTACACCGGACGCGCACTTCGCGACGAACAAGTGAAAGCGGCCGCCTTCGTCATGCCGCCGCGCCCAGGGATGCAGCCATGA
- a CDS encoding TetR/AcrR family transcriptional regulator, translating to MPSKKPIPPPTDPTDKSREKILRAALHEFSAHGLAGARTDAIAESANVNKALLYYYFKNKESLYAATFEAALGNVMQNTLAVLQTRCSPGELLLRLALNHFDRVLTQHEFQSLMQQEMVRFHHGKSSSIPSLTSRVFTPLLKKIQAAVEEGIGSGELCKIDWMQVMYSTYGSNVFYFMSAPMMRLSLSFEPFDPATIEFRRKAAVQFLGNALFVDRSHGAKLVRRVLAAMPMPVLDKPLAWRTIYERP from the coding sequence ATGCCCTCAAAGAAGCCCATCCCGCCCCCTACTGACCCGACCGACAAGAGTCGAGAGAAGATCCTCCGCGCTGCCCTGCACGAATTCAGCGCCCACGGCCTCGCCGGAGCACGCACCGACGCCATCGCCGAATCGGCAAACGTCAACAAGGCTCTGCTCTACTATTACTTCAAGAACAAGGAATCGCTCTACGCCGCAACCTTTGAAGCAGCCCTCGGCAACGTCATGCAGAACACCCTCGCCGTGCTCCAGACCAGGTGCTCCCCAGGCGAACTCCTTCTGCGCCTCGCCCTCAACCACTTCGACCGCGTGCTCACCCAGCACGAGTTCCAGAGCCTCATGCAGCAGGAGATGGTGCGCTTCCATCATGGCAAAAGCAGCTCCATCCCCTCACTGACAAGCAGAGTCTTCACTCCGCTCCTCAAAAAAATACAAGCCGCTGTCGAAGAGGGGATCGGCTCTGGCGAGCTCTGCAAAATCGACTGGATGCAGGTCATGTATTCGACCTATGGCTCGAACGTCTTCTACTTCATGAGCGCGCCGATGATGCGCCTCTCGCTGTCCTTCGAACCCTTCGATCCCGCAACCATCGAGTTTCGCCGCAAGGCCGCCGTACAGTTTCTCGGCAACGCCCTCTTCGTCGATCGTTCCCACGGCGCAAAGCTCGTCCGTCGCGTCCTCGCCGCCATGCCCATGCCTGTCCTAGACAAACCACTTGCCTGGAGAACAATTTATGAACGCCCGTAA
- a CDS encoding HlyD family secretion protein translates to MNARNRILILMGILLVIGLFWYFFSTDRSTDLQLIGTVDANEVVVSSRIPGRIQKLTVDEGDTVTAGELIANIQSDDLAAARNAAEATALSQNFKLQGSQDTQRQTKGSTTSQVANAEAQLQVANAALLQAQANYEHQQADSNRTIALAKQGVMSQQSSDEAITSLRALQAAVDSAKQSVVAANASLKLAVANTIQAQAAAKTVASTRSDVQNAKALVNQAQVELDYANVLAPISGRVNVRAARQGEVVAAGTPIVTITDLTQTWVYAPLPETEADSVKLGDSLRVVMPSGEAIQGKVINKSAEADFATQRDVSRRKRDIKTIELKLLIPNPGMKYTLGMTAEVYVPKDKLVKQ, encoded by the coding sequence ATGAACGCCCGTAACCGAATCCTCATCCTGATGGGCATCCTTCTGGTCATCGGGCTCTTCTGGTACTTTTTTTCGACCGACCGATCGACCGATCTCCAACTCATCGGCACTGTCGACGCCAACGAAGTCGTCGTCAGCTCACGCATCCCCGGCCGCATCCAGAAGCTCACCGTGGATGAAGGCGACACTGTCACCGCGGGCGAACTCATCGCCAACATTCAAAGCGACGACCTCGCCGCAGCCCGCAACGCCGCCGAAGCCACCGCTCTCAGCCAGAACTTTAAGCTGCAAGGTTCGCAGGACACCCAGCGCCAAACCAAAGGCAGCACCACCAGTCAGGTAGCCAACGCCGAGGCCCAATTACAAGTAGCAAACGCCGCACTGTTGCAGGCGCAAGCCAATTACGAGCATCAACAGGCCGATAGCAACCGTACCATAGCTCTCGCCAAGCAAGGCGTCATGAGCCAGCAGTCGAGCGACGAAGCCATTACCTCTCTGCGCGCGTTGCAAGCCGCCGTCGACTCCGCGAAGCAAAGCGTAGTCGCAGCCAACGCATCTCTCAAACTAGCCGTAGCGAATACCATTCAGGCACAAGCCGCAGCCAAAACCGTAGCCTCCACCCGCAGCGACGTGCAAAACGCAAAAGCCCTCGTCAATCAGGCGCAGGTCGAGCTCGACTACGCCAACGTCCTCGCTCCCATCTCCGGAAGGGTCAACGTTCGCGCAGCCCGTCAGGGCGAAGTCGTCGCCGCCGGAACCCCCATCGTCACCATCACCGACCTCACCCAAACCTGGGTCTACGCTCCGCTCCCCGAGACCGAAGCCGACTCCGTCAAGCTCGGCGACAGCCTCCGCGTGGTCATGCCCAGCGGCGAGGCCATTCAGGGCAAAGTCATCAACAAGTCCGCTGAAGCCGACTTCGCCACCCAGCGCGACGTAAGCCGCCGTAAACGCGACATCAAGACCATCGAGCTTAAGCTCCTCATCCCCAATCCCGGCATGAAGTACACCCTCGGCATGACCGCCGAAGTCTACGTCCCCAAAGACAAGCTGGTGAAGCAATGA
- a CDS encoding TonB family protein, protein MNSFSGFMVSYFINSIWEVALIAAAGWLVSRLLKKAGPQAEHLVWVSTLGLAILAPAFPFFRWLLAFVHLPHVAGGHTSIAFVAAQGAALNQRGIYILPAVLVGALLSLYFGALIYFAMRLAWSLRSTARLLRLARPLLLTEEQEEIWLDCKRAFGLDQARILCSSRIAGPVTLGLREPMLLVPDAFVADCAPQDLLAALAHECAHMKRRDFQKNLFYEVASLLLAFHPVIWVLKIHIAQTREMICDGMATDKLIDSRKYTDSLLRLATMVAVGSRAYPSHAIGIFDANILEKRIMMMNLKKPRVSSALKYGLVIPATVFLLSVAVGGAAMAVVIEPQASTQVAEQSQPYGQVYHLGKDVIAPVLVWSVEPEYPEAEKKSKDKFGGTCLIELVVDSSGMVHDVHVKRSLRPDFDANAVKTVEQYRFKPATRAGEPVAVALNIEVNFQKF, encoded by the coding sequence ATGAATAGCTTCTCTGGATTTATGGTCTCTTATTTCATTAACTCAATTTGGGAGGTGGCCCTGATCGCCGCAGCGGGATGGCTGGTAAGCCGCCTGCTCAAAAAGGCTGGGCCGCAGGCGGAGCATCTTGTCTGGGTATCCACGCTGGGGCTTGCGATTCTTGCGCCTGCGTTTCCTTTTTTTCGATGGCTGTTGGCTTTTGTGCATCTTCCTCATGTGGCGGGTGGGCATACTTCGATTGCTTTTGTTGCCGCTCAAGGCGCTGCGCTGAATCAAAGGGGGATTTATATTCTGCCTGCGGTGCTTGTTGGGGCCTTGTTGTCTCTTTATTTTGGCGCGCTGATCTACTTTGCGATGAGGCTTGCGTGGTCGTTGCGCTCGACGGCAAGGCTGCTTCGGTTGGCTCGTCCTCTCTTGCTGACAGAGGAGCAGGAGGAGATTTGGCTTGATTGCAAGCGGGCGTTTGGTTTGGATCAGGCTCGTATCCTTTGTTCTTCGCGTATCGCGGGACCGGTGACGCTGGGGCTACGTGAGCCAATGCTGCTGGTGCCGGATGCGTTTGTCGCCGACTGTGCGCCGCAGGACCTGCTGGCTGCACTGGCGCATGAATGCGCGCATATGAAGCGGAGGGATTTTCAGAAGAACCTGTTCTACGAGGTTGCGAGTCTCTTGCTTGCCTTCCACCCTGTCATCTGGGTTCTGAAGATCCACATCGCACAGACGCGGGAGATGATCTGCGATGGCATGGCCACCGATAAGCTGATCGATTCGCGCAAATATACGGACTCTCTGCTACGGCTCGCGACTATGGTCGCTGTGGGCTCGCGAGCTTATCCCTCTCACGCCATCGGGATCTTCGATGCCAACATTCTGGAGAAGCGAATCATGATGATGAATCTCAAGAAGCCGCGCGTCAGCTCTGCTTTGAAGTATGGTCTGGTGATTCCGGCAACGGTGTTCCTGCTCTCGGTAGCGGTGGGCGGGGCGGCGATGGCTGTGGTGATTGAACCGCAAGCCTCTACTCAGGTAGCTGAACAGTCGCAACCGTATGGGCAGGTCTATCACCTTGGGAAAGATGTAATTGCGCCTGTGCTGGTCTGGTCTGTGGAGCCTGAATATCCTGAGGCTGAGAAAAAGAGTAAGGACAAGTTTGGAGGAACGTGTCTGATTGAACTGGTGGTGGACTCGTCGGGGATGGTTCATGATGTCCACGTCAAGCGTTCGCTTCGTCCTGACTTCGATGCGAATGCTGTCAAGACTGTTGAGCAATATCGCTTCAAGCCTGCTACGCGAGCAGGAGAGCCGGTGGCGGTTGCGCTGAATATAGAAGTGAACTTTCAGAAGTTTTGA
- a CDS encoding serine hydrolase — protein MRHALLLTLLVAMSSTLAAQAPPLSDYVGTYTDRPGHTLEIVAGDQLFAVQDSAKYKLQSSKPDEFITITGNKIPFIRDASGKVIGYEEDGKLHPRVSLSITPESAALARPWPLSKGTTYHYHPPANLHDGIAVASITHSDLGEATADAIVNSILNGTYQDVHSVLLYQHGHLVMEEYFYGYNATRQHQLRSATKSVVSAVVGIAIDRGALTGANELVLPHMSYTTYANPDPRKSKITLGNFLSMSSGLDCNDHSGTSPGRETVLDDAPDWVKATLDLPMINDPGSKGFYCSGGVAVAGRMAENATHMYLPDFAQKNLFAPLGIPRTNWTWNYNLTNANKEYSQIHLRPRDMLKLGILFADGGKWKGHQVISSSWVQASLTTQSQIDGTDYGYFWWKPYFNVPTPNGIQRVHFSAAQGNGGQKIYLLPQYDLVAVFTAGDYNSGGAPPNKIMINIILPALIAARSHVK, from the coding sequence ATGCGCCACGCTCTACTCCTGACCCTGCTCGTAGCAATGAGCAGCACTCTAGCTGCACAAGCGCCTCCCCTATCCGACTACGTGGGCACCTACACCGACCGCCCCGGCCACACGCTCGAAATAGTCGCGGGCGATCAACTCTTCGCCGTACAGGACAGCGCAAAGTACAAGCTCCAATCCTCCAAACCCGACGAGTTCATTACCATCACCGGGAACAAAATCCCCTTTATCCGCGACGCCAGCGGCAAAGTCATCGGCTACGAAGAAGACGGCAAACTCCACCCACGCGTCTCACTCTCCATCACGCCGGAGTCCGCCGCCCTCGCCCGCCCGTGGCCACTGAGCAAAGGCACCACGTACCACTACCACCCACCCGCCAATCTTCACGACGGAATCGCCGTAGCCAGCATCACCCACTCCGACCTCGGCGAAGCCACAGCAGACGCCATCGTGAACAGCATCCTCAATGGCACTTACCAGGACGTCCATAGCGTCCTTCTCTACCAGCACGGCCACCTCGTCATGGAAGAGTACTTCTACGGCTACAACGCCACTCGCCAGCATCAACTCCGCTCCGCCACCAAATCAGTCGTTAGCGCGGTGGTCGGCATCGCCATCGACCGCGGCGCTCTCACCGGAGCCAACGAACTCGTGCTCCCCCACATGAGCTACACCACCTACGCCAACCCCGACCCGCGCAAATCGAAGATCACGCTCGGCAACTTTCTCTCCATGAGTTCCGGCCTCGACTGCAACGACCACAGCGGCACCTCTCCCGGCCGCGAGACCGTCCTCGATGACGCGCCCGACTGGGTCAAAGCCACGCTCGATCTCCCCATGATCAACGACCCCGGCAGCAAGGGCTTCTACTGCTCAGGAGGCGTTGCTGTCGCAGGCCGCATGGCCGAAAACGCAACCCACATGTATCTCCCCGACTTCGCCCAGAAAAATCTCTTCGCCCCTCTCGGAATCCCACGCACCAACTGGACGTGGAACTACAACCTCACCAACGCCAACAAGGAGTACTCCCAGATCCATCTCCGCCCCCGCGACATGCTCAAGCTCGGCATCCTCTTCGCCGACGGCGGCAAGTGGAAGGGCCATCAGGTCATCTCCTCCTCCTGGGTGCAGGCATCGCTCACAACCCAAAGTCAGATCGACGGCACCGACTACGGCTATTTCTGGTGGAAGCCCTACTTCAATGTGCCCACCCCCAACGGCATACAGCGCGTCCACTTCAGCGCCGCGCAAGGCAACGGAGGCCAGAAGATTTACCTCCTTCCGCAATACGATCTCGTCGCGGTCTTCACCGCGGGCGATTACAACTCCGGCGGAGCGCCCCCCAACAAGATCATGATCAACATCATCCTGCCGGCACTCATCGCAGCCCGTTCCCACGTAAAGTAA
- the ftsY gene encoding signal recognition particle-docking protein FtsY, with protein sequence MAFSLFGKRDKPEQQPDQPTATPEAVSPLEPAEQKRGLFDRMKQAVTRTRESFTESISSVIALTREVDESTLVGLEPILLRADLGAPTTAIVIENLRQRALRTGIQGGAELKQLLKAELKQILDGVSHPVHHPATPPEVIMMVGVNGTGKTTTSGKLAALFSSQGRSVLLCAADTFRAAAIEQLEVWAQRSDVPLIKTKQGGDPSAALYDACSAAKARGTQVLIVDTAGRLHTKTDLMKELDKMRRTAEKLVPGAPHQTLLVMDATTGQNGLTQARLFTEAARVTGIVLTKLDGTAKGGIVLAIATELKLPVLYAGVGEKMEDILPFDSATFIDSLID encoded by the coding sequence ATGGCATTTTCTCTCTTCGGCAAACGCGACAAACCTGAGCAGCAACCCGACCAGCCCACCGCCACACCGGAGGCTGTCTCCCCCCTTGAACCCGCAGAGCAGAAACGCGGCCTCTTCGACCGCATGAAGCAGGCGGTCACTCGCACCCGCGAGTCGTTCACCGAGTCCATCAGCTCCGTCATCGCTCTCACCCGCGAGGTCGACGAATCAACGCTTGTCGGCCTCGAACCCATCCTGCTCCGCGCCGACCTCGGTGCACCGACCACCGCCATCGTCATCGAAAATCTGCGCCAGCGCGCCCTCCGCACCGGCATACAGGGCGGCGCCGAGCTCAAACAGCTCCTCAAAGCCGAGTTGAAGCAGATCCTCGACGGCGTCTCCCACCCCGTCCACCATCCCGCCACGCCACCCGAAGTCATCATGATGGTCGGCGTCAACGGCACCGGCAAAACCACCACCTCCGGCAAGCTGGCCGCCCTCTTCAGTTCGCAGGGCCGCAGCGTTCTGCTCTGCGCCGCTGACACCTTCCGCGCCGCCGCCATCGAGCAACTGGAAGTCTGGGCCCAGCGCTCCGACGTTCCCCTCATCAAGACCAAGCAAGGCGGAGACCCCAGCGCCGCGCTCTACGACGCCTGCTCCGCCGCCAAAGCACGCGGCACGCAAGTCCTCATCGTAGACACCGCAGGCCGTCTCCACACCAAGACCGACCTGATGAAGGAGCTCGACAAGATGCGCCGCACCGCTGAAAAGCTGGTCCCCGGCGCACCCCACCAAACCCTCCTCGTCATGGACGCGACCACCGGCCAGAACGGCCTGACGCAAGCCCGTCTCTTCACCGAGGCCGCCCGGGTCACCGGCATCGTCCTCACCAAGCTCGACGGCACCGCCAAGGGCGGCATCGTCCTCGCCATCGCCACCGAACTCAAGCTCCCCGTCCTCTACGCCGGAGTAGGCGAAAAGATGGAAGACATCCTCCCCTTCGACAGCGCCACCTTCATCGACTCCCTGATCGACTAG